In Mastomys coucha isolate ucsf_1 unplaced genomic scaffold, UCSF_Mcou_1 pScaffold9, whole genome shotgun sequence, the genomic window GGATTCACTGTCCCAGTCTTCCCAGGCCTTCTGCAGCATGGGTAACAGCATCAGTGATGGTGTGGGTGACCTTCTCAGTGACCTCCTTCACCACTCTGTCCCCTGATTCTTGGGCTCTCTTTAGGGCATCATTAAGAGCtgttagagaagaaagaaaattgtgacTCACTGTGCTTCCAGCAGGAGAGGCCTGTGAGGTGAGGTCATCTTACGGGGTCAACTCTGGAGCAGCACCTCCCACCACATACAAAGGGCAGAATGCTTCCATCATTCTAACTTGGTTTGAAACCCCACCCCAACCCGCCAACTTTCAAACCATCTCTTAATATTTGAATGAGGCATCACTAACAACTCATGGGTGTACTGGCTACTTACACTTCTGGAAACTAAAGgtttgtattctttttgttttgtttttgttttgttttttgttttttccccgagacagggtttctctgtgtagccctggctgtcctggaactcactctctagaccaggctggcctcgaactaagaaatctgcctgcctctgcctcccaagtgctgggattaaaggtgtgtgccaccaccacccagcctcttTGACTATTTTTAGGTTGATTGCTACATTgaattattgttttgttattttctcacAGTCTGTAGCCTTCCTTTGACTTAACTTCCAGTTTGCTTTGCTTCTTGtattccccactcccacccctcctATGTAAAGTAATAAAGTTTCATATTAACAAATTtatctaacattttctttatgactgctgggttgtttggggtttttttaaatctcagtcAAAAAGAGCTTCCCCTCTCCAGGATTGTACTAATGTCTCTTATGATACTCTAAATCTTTGTGTTCTCAAAATTCCATGTTGTAATCCTCAAGACCATCCCATGAAGAGCTGGGAGGCATGGTTCTGGTCAGCTTAGTGGAGTGGATGGAGCCATCTTGAGCAAGAGAGGCAACACCCAGGAGAGCCCACGTGAGGACACGACAGAAAGGTGCCACGCATGAGCCAGGAGCCAGCTTCACCAGATGCTCCTCTGCTGCCACCGGGGGTTCCAGACCTCATTGCCCAGAGCaacacatttctttcctttccttattatGCCTCTTTTTTCTTGAGTGAGGGCCTCACTCTATGGTTCAGGCTGGGTTGAtgcttgctatgtaacccaggcaagcctcaaactcacaatcttcctgcctcattctcccaggttctgggatcaaaggcatgctccATGCACTGGTTACAGAAACAGCGAGTTCTGCTGTTTAATGAACCGATGGGTTCCTGGCATTTCATTTTAGCTGTTTAGCTTAAACAATTATGCCTAACaatttaatatattcatatatttaaatgtaagtcCTTCGTCCAGCTGGACGCCACTAGGTTGTAGAGAGTGGAGGTGACATGTTTTGTACACTGTTCTGTTCATGGCATAACACACAGTAgagttttatataaatacatatttaaatacatgaTTGTCTAGTTTAAATGTTCTGTCCCTATGCACTGCCACGTCAATTTTTTTTGAGGTATTGTATTGTCTTCTCAACATTCCGCAGAGAAAACAGCCTGGATGGAGCCCTAACACAAGGTACAACCTACAGATAATTGCATATGGGGAGAACTACGGATAATTGCATCCCAGCTGAGAGAGTGCTACATCTGGGGCAGGGCTGGATCTAGTTGAGCAAGAAAAGGATCAATGCTAGCACTggggcttccttcctccctccctgtctccctgcctgCCTACTTCATTCTCTACCTCCCTACTTATTTCTGTTCCCATTCTGGGGATGCAACCACTCCACATTAGGTAAGTACTCTACCGCGGAGCAACACCCAGccctctgtcctttcctcccctctcccccgcttctctccttctttcctcctcccctatcTCTCATCTCCAAACAACCTCAGCCTTACCCTTCTCTCCAACCTCCTTGGCATGGCCCACCACCTCGCTCACCACCTCTTCCACTGCATGAACtaaaaagagaagacaaattCAGAGTGAAGGTATATATAAGCCCGCTTCCCTCACGATGGCCTGGGTGCCTCTAGACAATAAGGTAAGACTGGTATGCTGCCCCCAGTCATGACAgacaacctaaaaaaaaaaaactctaactGCTTCTCTTCTTAGACCCTCAAAACCCCTGGCTGCTAGAGATGTATAGAGCCCTCCATGCCCTTCCCCTCAACCAGGAAGGGCATGGTTACCTAGAACAGCCTCTGCCAGCTGGAGGCCTGAACCAAAGTAGGTTTGTTGGTCagttagctagttagttagttagtttgttagTTAGTCAGGAAGAGCTGGCTGTCCTGCTTCAGCCACACCTGGATATCCCCAGAGAAGCTAAGTTCCTCAAGGCAGCCCTTCCTGGAAGGGGGTTTCCCTACCTACCTCCAGGTTCTGGGAGATTTTGTGGGAGCATGCTTGAACCTAAATTTCAGAGACAGAACTATTTCTAATACCACTTTCCACTGCTGTGTCCCTCACAACTTAGAAGGTTGGAAGAATAAGGGTAtcaggggctggagcaatggcactggctgctctttccagaggtaccgagttcaattttcagcaaccacaggggtggctctcaaccatctgtaatgggattttatgccctcttctggtgtgcctgaagatagctatggtgttctcatatacataaaataaataaataattcttttaaaaagaagagaggaagaggaaaaggaggaagaggaagaggaggaggaggaggaggaagaagaagaagaagaagaagaagaagaagaagaagaagaagaagaagaagaagaagaagaagaagaagaagaagaagaagtagtagtagtagtagtagtaatggcAGTAGTAGAAGGTCAGATCCAGCTGCTGGGTTAAGAATGAAGTACTGATGTGTCTGTCGCAGCCATTTCCAAAGAGACCACCAACTTGACAAAGGTGTTTATCTGTGTCCCGAAGTGGGACTCATATGAGCATGTACCGACAGACCTTGGCTGGCAGAACCATGTACTAAGGTTCttggaagaaatagaaatgtcCTTTTagggggctcagcagttaaaagcactgactaccaCAAAGGTCCtgagcaaccatatggtagctcacaaccatcggtaatgagatctgatgccctcttctgggggtgtctgaagacagctacacggtacttacatataataataaataaatctctaaaaaagaaaagaaaagaaaacaaatgtcctTTTAGACTTTGAGCAGGATCAGACTCCATGGTTTCATAATAAAAGGACCTTTGAAGCGTCAAAGCATGGTGAAAATGAAAATCTACCCTCCTATATTTCTGAATAAACGGATCAAGCCAGGCAGgatttttgtttcgttttgctttATAGGTCTTGCAaaaatccagggccttgcataGACAAATGTTCTACCACCAAGCTATAGCCTCAGGCCCTGAAATAAGCAATACTGGCACAAAAGGTACTCCAGGCTTCCAGAAGGAAGGACCCAAGCCACCAGCTCTTCTCCCAGCAGCacctaggttctgctggcctccTGGAGTCTCCTTGGGGTTGGCCTACTCCTGACCTCCAAGCAAGTTCAGCCTGGGTCATAGAGCAAATCCTTAGTAGGAAGGCTACCCGAGCAGTGACTCTTCTTGAGCAACTACCCCAGCCTCTGTGGCCCCAGTTTTGCTATTTTCTGGTGGGGCCAGTGGGCCAAGCTTCCTGACGGGCCTCTGCCTACCCAAAGACTCTTGCCTGCCTGCTGGAATCAGCTCTCCACAGACCCAGAGGAGTCGGCCACCAACTTCT contains:
- the Fam25a gene encoding protein FAM25A is translated as MLGGLGKLAAEGLAHRTEKATEGAVHAVEEVVSEVVGHAKEVGEKALNDALKRAQESGDRVVKEVTEKVTHTITDAVTHAAEGLGRLGQ